A section of the Lepus europaeus isolate LE1 chromosome 19, mLepTim1.pri, whole genome shotgun sequence genome encodes:
- the ALDH16A1 gene encoding aldehyde dehydrogenase family 16 member A1: MAATRGRPRACDIFTTMEYGPAPESHACALAWLDTQDRHLGHYVDGKWLKPEHRSSVPCQDPVTGENLATCLLAQAEDVCVAAEAARTSLESWSKLPGAARAQHLSRLAKMLQKHQRLLWTLESLVTGRAVREVRDGDVSLAQQLLQYHAVQAHTQEEALAGWEPMGVIGLILPPTFSFLELMWRVCPALAVGCTVVALVPPACPTPLLLAQLAGELGSFPGILHVLSGPASLGPVLAAQPAVQKVAFCGAVEEGRALRRTLAGEGVALGLALGVESLLLVTDAADVDAAVEGVVDAAWSDRSPGGLRLLIQESVWAEALRRLQARMGRLRSGRGLDGAVDMGARGAAARDLAQRYVREAESLGAQVFQAGDVPSDGPFYPPTLVSGLPPAAPCAQAEVPWPLVVASPFRTAKEALAMANATPRGGSGSVWSERLGQALDLGHGLQVGTVWINSHGLRDPGVPAGGCKASGSSWHGGPDGLYEYLRPPGTPARLPTPSENLNYDTFGLTVPSTLPAGPETGPSPAPPYGLFVGGRFQAPGARSSRPIQGADGSLQGYVAEGGAKDIRGAVEAAHQAAPGWVGRSPGARAAMLWALAAALERRAPTLTSRLERHGVGLKAAKAEVELSARRLRTWGARAQAQGHSLQVAGLRGPVLRLREPLGVLAIVCPEEWPLLAFVSLLAPALAHGNAVVVVPSGACPLLALELCQDMATLLPAGLVNVVMGDRDHLTRCLALHQDIQALWYFGSAQGSRFVEWASAENLKAVWANAGHPRAWDQEAEGAGPELGLRAARTKALWLPAGD; encoded by the exons ATGGCCGCCACGCGCGGAAGACCCCGCGCCTGCGACATCTTCACCACCATGGAGTACGGCCCTGCGCCGGAGAGCCACGCATGCGCACTG gcctggctggacACGCAGGACCGGCACTTGGGCCACTATGTAGATGGGAAGTGGTTAAAGCCAGAACACAGGAGTTCCGTGCCCTGCCAGGATCCAGTGACAG gagagAACCTGGCCACTTGCCTGCTGGCACAGGCTGAGGATGTGTGTGTGGCCGCGGAGGCCGCCAGGACCTCCCTGGAGAGCTGGAGCAAACTTCCTGGAGCCGCCCGGGCCCAGCACCTGAGCAG GCTGGCCAAGATGCTCCAGAAGCACCAGCGGCTGCTGTGGACCCTGGAATCCCTGGTGACCGGGAGGGCGGTGCGAGAGGTTCGGGACGGGGATGTGTCGCTggcccagcagctgctgcagTACCACGCGGTCCAGGCACACACCCAGGAGGAGGCACTGGCAGGCTGGGAGCCCATGG GAGTGATCGGCCTCATCCTGCCGCCCACCTTCTCCTTCCTCGAGTTGATGTGGAGGGtttgccctgccctggctgtgg GCTGCACCGTGGTGGCCCTcgtgcccccagcctgccccacgcccctcctcctggcccagctggcGGGGGAGCTGGGCTCCTTCCCGGGCATCCTCCACGTGCTCAGCGGCCCCGCCTCCCTGGGGCCCGTGCTGGCCGCGCAGCCTGCAGTCCAGAAGGTGGCCTTCTGCGGAGCTGTCGAG GAAGGACGTGCCCTTCGCCGGACGCTGGCGGGCGAGGGGGTcgcgctggggctggcgctgggcgtGGAGTCGCTGCTGCTGGTGACGGACGCGGCCGACGTGGACGCGGCCGTGGAGGGCGTCGTGGACGCGGCCTGGTCCGACCGCAGCCCG GGCGGCCTCCGGCTGCTCATCCAGGAGTCGGTGTGGGCTGAAGCCCTGAGGCGGCTGCAGGCACGCATGGGGCGGCTGAGGAGCGGCCGAGGGCTGGACGGGGCCGTGGACATGGGGGCCCGAGGGGCTGCCGCACGCGACCTAGCCCAGCGCTACGTGCGCGAGGCCGAGAGCCTGGGTGCACAG GTGTTCCAGGCCGGCGATGTGCCGTCGGACGGCCCGTTCTACCCCCCAACCTTGGTTTCTGGCCTACCCCCTGCTGCCCCATGTGCCCAGGCCGAG GTCCCATGGCCGCTGGTCGTGGCCTCCCCTTTCCGCACAGCCAAGGAGGCCCTGGCCATGGCCAACGCGACCCCCCGAGGAGGTAGCGGCAGCGTGTGGAGcgagaggctggggcaggcgcTGGACCTGGGCCACGG GCTCCAGGTGGGCACCGTCTGGATCAACAGCCATGGCCTCAGAGACCCTGGCGTGCCCGCGGGCGGCTGCAAGGCGAGCGGGTCTTCCTGGCATGGCGGCCCGGAT GGCCTGTATGAGTACCTGCGGCCCCCGGGGACCCCCGCCCGGCTGCCCACCCCCTCTGAGAACCTGAACTATGACACCTTCGGCCTCACCGTGCCCTCAACCCTGCCAGCGGGGCCAGAAACGGGGCCCAG CCCAGCACCCCCCTATGGGCTCTTCGTGGGGGGccgtttccaggctcctggggcccGGAGCTCTAGGCCCATCCAGGGCGCAGACGGCAGCCTCCAGGGCTACGTGGCTGAGGGCGGGGCCAAGGACATCCGCGGTGCCGTGGAGGCCGCTCACCAGGCTGCCCCCGG CTGGGTGGGCCGGTCGCCAGGGGCGCGGGCAGCCATGCTGTGGGCCCTGGCGGCTGCGCTGGAGCGCCGGGCGCCCACCCTGACGTCCAGGCTGGAAAGGCACGGAGTGGGGCTGAAGGCGGCTAAAGCAGAGGTGGAGCTGAGCGCGCGGCGACTCCGGACCTGGGGGGcccgggcccaggcccagggtcaCAGCTTGCAG GTGGCCGGGCTGAGAGGCCCAGTGCTCCGGCTGCGGGAGCCCCTGGGCGTGCTGGCCATCGTGTGCCCGGAAGAGTGGCCCCTGCTTGCCTTCgtgtccctgctggcccccgcccTGGCCCATGGCAACGCCGTGGTCGTGGTGCCCAGCGGGGCCTGTCCCCTGTTGGCCCTGGAGCTCTGTCAG GATATGGCCACCCTgctgcccgcgggccttgtgAACGTGGTGATGGGGGACCGGGACCACCTGACGCGCTGCCTGGCCCTGCACCAAGACATCCAGGCCCTGTGGTATTTCGGATCTGCCCAG gGCTCCCGCTTCGTCGAGTGGGCCTCCGCAGAAAACCTCAAGGCCGTGTGGGCAAACGCGGGCCACCCACGGGCCTGGGACCAGGAGGCCGAGGGCGCGGGCCCGGAGCTGGGGCTGCGGGCCGCGCGGACCAAGGCCCTGTGGCTGCCCGCGGGGGACTGA
- the PIH1D1 gene encoding PIH1 domain-containing protein 1, whose protein sequence is MADSKLLAPELSEAETMGAETARFEELLLQASKELQQAQTARAESTQIQPQPGFCIKTSSPADGKVFINICHSASIPPPADMTEDELLRVLEEDQAGFRIPMSLGEPHAELDAKGQGCTAYDVAVNSDFYRRMQNSDFLRELVVTIAREGLEDKYSLQLNPEWRLLKNRAFLGSISQQNIRARQRPRIQELGSLSAPTSPGAEGGPKKPRLSLWLEAPDLLLAEIDLPKLDGARELSLEIGENRLVLGGPQQLYHLDATIPLRISAAESRAAFHRKRKQLLVSMPLLSVPS, encoded by the exons ATGGCGGATTCGAAGCTTCTCGCGCCGGAGCTGAGCGAGGCGGAGACGATGGGTGCCGAGACGGCGCGGTTTGaggagctgctgctgcag GCCTCTAAGGAGCTGCAGCAAGCCCAGACAGCAAGAGCAGAATCTACGCAGATCCAGCCCCAGCCCG GCTTCTGCATCAAGACCAGCTCGCCGGCGGACGGGAAGGTCTTCATCAACATCTGCCACTCGGCCTCCATCCCGCCGCCGGCCGACATGACGGAGGACGAGCTGCTCCGAGTGCTGGAGGAGGACCAAGCCGGCTTCCGCATCCCCATGAGCCTGGGGGAGCCTCACGCCGAGCTCGACGCAA aAGGCCAGGGCTGCACCGCCTACGACGTAGCCGTCAACAGCGACTTCTACCGGAGGATGCag AACAGCGATTTCCTACGGGAGCTCGTGGTCACCATCGCCAGGGAGGGCCTTGAGGACAAATACAGCCTGCAGCTGAATCCGG AGTGGCGCCTGTTGAAGAACCGGGCTTTCCTGGGCTCGATCTCGCAGCAGAACATCCGCGCCCGGCAGCggcccaggatccaggagctggggAGCCTGTCCGCGCCCACCTCTCCGGGAGCCGAGGGCGG CCCTAAGAAGCCTCGCCTGAGTCTCTGGCTGGAAGCCCCTGACCTCCTCCTGGCCGAAATTGACCTCCCCAAGCTG GACGGAGCACGGGAGCTGTCGCTGGAGATTGGGGAGAACCGCCTGGTGCTGGGGGGCCCCCAGCAGCTGTACCACCTGGATGCCACCATCCCCCTGCGGATCAGCGCTGCCGAGAGCCGGGCGGCCTTCCACCGCAAGAGGAAG CAACTGCTGGTGTCCATGCCCCTGCTGTCCGTGCCCTCCTGA
- the SLC17A7 gene encoding vesicular glutamate transporter 1 isoform X2, with translation MEFRQEEFRKLAGRALGKLHRLLEKRQEGAETLELSADGRPVTTQTRDPPVVDCTCFGLPRRYIIAIMSGLGFCISFGIRCNLGVAIVSMVNNSTTHRGGHVVVQIPGGFICQKFAANRVFGFAIVATSTLNMLIPSAARVHYGCVIFVRILQGLVEGVTYPACHGIWSKWAPPLERSRLATTAFCGSYAGAVVAMPLAGVLVQYSGWSSVFYVYGSFGIFWYLFWLLVSYESPALHPSISEEERKYIEEAIGESAKLMNPVTKFNTPWRRFFTSMPVYAIIVANFCRSWTFYLLLISQPAYFEEVFGFEISKVGLVSALPHLVMTIIVPIGGQIADFLRSRRIMSTTNVRKLMNCGGFGMEATLLLVVGYSHSKGVAISFLVLAVGFSGFAISGFNVNHLDIAPRYASILMGISNGVGTLSGMVCPIIVGAMTKHKTREEWQYVFLIASLVHYGGVIFYGVFASGEKQPWAEPEEMSEEKCGFVGHDQLAGSDDSDMEDEAEPPGAPPAPPPSYGATHSTMQPPRPPPPVRDY, from the exons ATGGAGTTCCGCCAGGAGGAGTTTCGGAAGCTGGCGGGGCGCGCCCTCGGGAAGCTGCACCG CCTACTGGAGAAGCGGCAGGAAGGAGCCGAGACGCTGGAGCTCAGTGCGGACGGCCGCCCGGTGACGACGCAGACCCGCGACCCGCCGGTTGTGGACTGCACCTGCTTCGGCCTGCCCCGCCGCTACATTATCGCTATCATGAGCGGCCTGGGCTTCTGCATCAGCTTTGGCATCCGCTGCAACCTGGGCGTGGCCATCGTCTCCATGGTCAACAACAGCACGACCCACCGCGGGGGCCACGTGGTGGTGCAG ATTCCAGGAGGATTTATCTGCCAAAAATTCGCAGCCAACAG GGTTTTCGGCTTCGCCATCGTGGCCACGTCCACCCTGAACATGCTGATCCCCTCGGCGGCTCGCGTGCACTACGGCTGCGTCATCTTCGTGAGGATCCTGCAGGGCCTGGTGGAG GGGGTCACGTACCCCGCCTGCCACGGGATCTGGAGCAAGTGGGCCCCACCTTTGGAGCGGAGCCGCCTGGCGACCACGGCCTTCTGCG GTTCCTACGCGGGGGCGGTGGTGGCGATGCCGCTCGCCGGGGTCCTGGTGCAGTACTCGGGATGGAGCTCTGTCTTCTACGTCTACG GCAGCTTCGGGATCTTCTGGTACCTGTTCTGGCTGCTGGTGTCATACGAGTCTCCAGCGCTGCACCCCAGCATCTCGGAGGAGGAGCGCAAGTACATTGAGGAGGCCATCGGCGAGAGCGCCAAGCTCATGAACCCGGTCACG aAGTTTAACACACCCTGGCGGCGCTTCTTCACGTCCATGCCGGTCTACGCCATCATCGTGGCCAACTTCTGCCGAAGCTGGACGTTCTACCTGCTTCTCATCTCGCAGCCCGCCTACTTCGAAGAGGTGTTCGGCTTTGAGATCAGCAAG GTGGGCCTGGTGTCGGCGCTGCCGCACCTGGTCATGACCATCATCGTGCCCATCGGCGGCCAGATCGCCGACTTCCTGCGGAGCCGCCGCATCATGTCCACCACCAACGTGCGCAAGCTGATGAACTGCGGAG GCTTCGGCATGGAGGCCACACTGCTGCTGGTGGTCGGCTACTCACACTCCAAGGGCGTTGCCAtctccttcctggtcctggcCGTGGGTTTCAGCGGCTTCGCCATCTCCG GGTTCAACGTGAACCACTTGGACATCGCCCCGCGCTACGCCAGCATCCTCATGGGCATCTCCAACGGCGTGGGCACGCTGTCCGGCATGGTGTGCCCGATCATCGTGGGCGCCATGACCAAGCACAAG ACCCGGGAGGAGTGGCAGTACGTGTTCCTAATCGCCTCCCTGGTACACTATGGGGGCGTCATCTTCTACGGGGTCTTTGCCTCCGGAGAGAAGCAGCCGTGGGCGGAGCCCGAGGAGATGAGCGAGGAGAAGTGCGGCTTCGTGGGCCACGACCAGCTGGCTGGCAGTGACGACAGCGACATGGAGGACGAGGCTGAGCCCCCCGGggcaccccccgccccgcccccctcctACGGGGCCACACACAGCACCATGCAGCCCCCGAGGCCCCCTCCCCCTGTCCGGGACTACTGA
- the SLC17A7 gene encoding vesicular glutamate transporter 1 isoform X1 codes for MEFRQEEFRKLAGRALGKLHRLLEKRQEGAETLELSADGRPVTTQTRDPPVVDCTCFGLPRRYIIAIMSGLGFCISFGIRCNLGVAIVSMVNNSTTHRGGHVVVQKAQFSWDPETVGLIHGSFFWGYIVTQIPGGFICQKFAANRVFGFAIVATSTLNMLIPSAARVHYGCVIFVRILQGLVEGVTYPACHGIWSKWAPPLERSRLATTAFCGSYAGAVVAMPLAGVLVQYSGWSSVFYVYGSFGIFWYLFWLLVSYESPALHPSISEEERKYIEEAIGESAKLMNPVTKFNTPWRRFFTSMPVYAIIVANFCRSWTFYLLLISQPAYFEEVFGFEISKVGLVSALPHLVMTIIVPIGGQIADFLRSRRIMSTTNVRKLMNCGGFGMEATLLLVVGYSHSKGVAISFLVLAVGFSGFAISGFNVNHLDIAPRYASILMGISNGVGTLSGMVCPIIVGAMTKHKTREEWQYVFLIASLVHYGGVIFYGVFASGEKQPWAEPEEMSEEKCGFVGHDQLAGSDDSDMEDEAEPPGAPPAPPPSYGATHSTMQPPRPPPPVRDY; via the exons ATGGAGTTCCGCCAGGAGGAGTTTCGGAAGCTGGCGGGGCGCGCCCTCGGGAAGCTGCACCG CCTACTGGAGAAGCGGCAGGAAGGAGCCGAGACGCTGGAGCTCAGTGCGGACGGCCGCCCGGTGACGACGCAGACCCGCGACCCGCCGGTTGTGGACTGCACCTGCTTCGGCCTGCCCCGCCGCTACATTATCGCTATCATGAGCGGCCTGGGCTTCTGCATCAGCTTTGGCATCCGCTGCAACCTGGGCGTGGCCATCGTCTCCATGGTCAACAACAGCACGACCCACCGCGGGGGCCACGTGGTGGTGCAG AAAGCCCAGTTCAGCTGGGATCCAGAGACTGTCGGCCTCATACATGGCTCCTTTTTCTGGGGCTACATTGTCACTCAGATTCCAGGAGGATTTATCTGCCAAAAATTCGCAGCCAACAG GGTTTTCGGCTTCGCCATCGTGGCCACGTCCACCCTGAACATGCTGATCCCCTCGGCGGCTCGCGTGCACTACGGCTGCGTCATCTTCGTGAGGATCCTGCAGGGCCTGGTGGAG GGGGTCACGTACCCCGCCTGCCACGGGATCTGGAGCAAGTGGGCCCCACCTTTGGAGCGGAGCCGCCTGGCGACCACGGCCTTCTGCG GTTCCTACGCGGGGGCGGTGGTGGCGATGCCGCTCGCCGGGGTCCTGGTGCAGTACTCGGGATGGAGCTCTGTCTTCTACGTCTACG GCAGCTTCGGGATCTTCTGGTACCTGTTCTGGCTGCTGGTGTCATACGAGTCTCCAGCGCTGCACCCCAGCATCTCGGAGGAGGAGCGCAAGTACATTGAGGAGGCCATCGGCGAGAGCGCCAAGCTCATGAACCCGGTCACG aAGTTTAACACACCCTGGCGGCGCTTCTTCACGTCCATGCCGGTCTACGCCATCATCGTGGCCAACTTCTGCCGAAGCTGGACGTTCTACCTGCTTCTCATCTCGCAGCCCGCCTACTTCGAAGAGGTGTTCGGCTTTGAGATCAGCAAG GTGGGCCTGGTGTCGGCGCTGCCGCACCTGGTCATGACCATCATCGTGCCCATCGGCGGCCAGATCGCCGACTTCCTGCGGAGCCGCCGCATCATGTCCACCACCAACGTGCGCAAGCTGATGAACTGCGGAG GCTTCGGCATGGAGGCCACACTGCTGCTGGTGGTCGGCTACTCACACTCCAAGGGCGTTGCCAtctccttcctggtcctggcCGTGGGTTTCAGCGGCTTCGCCATCTCCG GGTTCAACGTGAACCACTTGGACATCGCCCCGCGCTACGCCAGCATCCTCATGGGCATCTCCAACGGCGTGGGCACGCTGTCCGGCATGGTGTGCCCGATCATCGTGGGCGCCATGACCAAGCACAAG ACCCGGGAGGAGTGGCAGTACGTGTTCCTAATCGCCTCCCTGGTACACTATGGGGGCGTCATCTTCTACGGGGTCTTTGCCTCCGGAGAGAAGCAGCCGTGGGCGGAGCCCGAGGAGATGAGCGAGGAGAAGTGCGGCTTCGTGGGCCACGACCAGCTGGCTGGCAGTGACGACAGCGACATGGAGGACGAGGCTGAGCCCCCCGGggcaccccccgccccgcccccctcctACGGGGCCACACACAGCACCATGCAGCCCCCGAGGCCCCCTCCCCCTGTCCGGGACTACTGA
- the GFY gene encoding Golgi-associated olfactory signaling regulator, producing MKPFRSVLFLVAFLLVQLGSRAAPTASPSSGSDPAGVGRPYQTSPLAPEAAAGDGPEPSQTPGAASPEPSALGSTETPAPDLGETLFSEAPETPSRDPLTASTPESPGTPDPSETPKPDPAEIPHSASPVASTTLTQTTHPEPPETPKPNATEISRVEAPETPNPDPTKTLDPTSPETRDPDTTEAADQTLQPDPTATPNPEPHVTHNPGPTELPTAHSQNASETPVTCDPEIPTTPPPDTPATFKEEATALGEAHLSPTPDTPAATQPDSPKLPPSESPGAVELKASQNSSSKGPDTPPPSARIASPPAPPGPPNQPAPATLRDPPRRSRGDSVNTIIVVERVKETGVTLVGRPRGAGGGALCLFFAGTGLLIGIFLLLWCLYRRAARHRPFAHHRLPDHGDEAVMHLDTPKDPYDLYFYAPDAWVPSHIATKQPPPTPPLPPKLPPPPRGGRPQRLEALSPATLPDNFV from the exons ATGAAGCCCTTCCGCTCCGTCCTCTTCCTCGTCGCCTTCCTCCTTGTCCAGCTGGGTTCCAGAGCTGCCCCCACGGCCTCACCGTCTTCCGGCTCCGACCCCGCCGGGGTGGGCCGCCCCTACCAGACCTCCCCTCTGGCTCCTGAAGCGGCCGCGGGAGATGGGCCCGAGCCCTCCCAGACCCCTGGCGCGGCTTCCCCGGAGCCCTCTGCCCTCGGCTCCACCGAGACGCCCGCGCCTGACCTCGGGGAGACCCTGTTCTCAGAGGCTCCTGAGACCCCCTCCCGCGACCCACTCACAGCCTCTACCCCAGAATCCCCGGGCACCCCAGACCCTTCTGAGACCCCCAAACCTGACCCGGCTGAAATTCCACACTCAGCGTCACCCGTGGCCTCAACTACCCTTACCCAAACCACACACCCGGAACCCCCAGAGACGCCCAAACCTAACGCCACAGAAATCTCACGTGTGGAAGCCCCAGAGACCCCAAATCCCGACCCCACCAAGACCCTTGACCCCACATCTCCAGAAACGCGTGACCCCGACACCACTGAGGCTGCAGACCAGACCCTGCAGCCTGACCCTACTGCGACCCCCAACCCAGAACCCCATGTGACCCACAACCCCGGCCCCACAGAGCTCCCCACAGCCCACTCCCAGAATGCATCAGAGACCCCCGTGACCTGTGACCCGGAGATCCCCACGACTCCTCCCCCAGACACGCCTGCAACCTTCAAGGAGGAAGCTACCGCCCTCGGCGAGGCGCACCTGAGCCCCACACCTGACACCCCGGCGGCCACCCAGCCCGACTCCCCGAAACTGCCCCCCTCAGAGTCCCCAGGGGCCGTGGAGCTGAAGGCCTCCCAGAACTCTAGCTCCAAAGGGCCTgacacccctcctccctcagcccgAATCGCGAGCCCCCCTGCGCCCCCAGGACCCCCCAACCAGCCGGCGCCTGCCACTCTGAGGGACCCCCCAAGGCGCAGCCGAGGCGACAGCGTCAACACCATCATCGTGGTGGAACGAGTGAAGGAGAccg GCGTGACGCTCGTGGGGCGCCCGCGCGGCGCGGGAGGCGGGGCCCTGTGCCTGTTCTTCGCGGGGACCGGGCTGCTGATCGgcatcttcctgctgctgtggtgcCTGTACCGCCGCGCGGCTCGGCACCGCCCCTTCGCACACCACCGGCTCCCGGACCACGGAGACGAAGCCG TGATGCACCTGGACACCCCGAAGGACCCCTACGACCTGTACTTTTACGCGCCGGATGCCTGGGTCCCTTCGCACATCGCCACCAAGCAGCCGCCGCCAACACCCCCGCTGCCACCCAAGCTGCCCCCGCCGCCGCGCGGGGGCCGCCCGCAGCGCCTGGAGGCCCTGTCCCCCGCCACGCTGCCCGACAACTTCGTGTGA